In Magnetospirillum sp. 15-1, the sequence CGGTCAAGGGCGCCCCCTACAACTTCTTCTACGGCCCCAGCTATTCCGACGCCTGCCGCGGCCTGGTCCAGTGGGCGCACGAGGACTGGAAGAAGAAGGGCGGTTCGGGTAAGCCCAAATTCGTCCACATGGGCGACAACCACCCCTATCCCAACGCCCCCAAGATGGCCTGCGGCGCCTATGCCAAGGAACTGGGCTTCGATGTCGGCAACGAGATCCAGTACTCGCTGAAGCCCGGCGACTTCAAGGCCCAGTGCCTGTCCTTGAAGGAATCCGGCGCCAACTACGCCTATCTGGGCAACACCTCGGGCTCGACCATCTCGCTGTTGAAGTCGTGCGAGACGGTGGGCGTCACCACCCAGTTCCTGGCCAATATCTGGGGCACCGATGAGGGCTCGCTCAAGGCCACCGGCGAGGCCGCCGACAAGCTGGTCTGGGTGGTGGGTGCCTCGACCTGGAGCGACGACACGCCCGGCATGAAGCTGGTGCGCGACATCTCCAAGGTCTCCGACCCCACCGGCAACGAGGCCCGCCCGGTGCACTACATCCGCGCCATCTGCTCGGTCTACTACATGAAGGAAGCCATGGAGATGGCCGCCAAGTCCGGCCCCATCACCGGCCCCGCCATCAAGAAGGCCATGGAAACCCACCCCAAGGATTGGGTCCCCGCCGGTCTGGAAGGCGTCTGCCTGCCGTCCACCTGGACCGCCGACGACCATCGCGGCACCACCACGGTCAAGGTCTATCAGGCCTCGACCAAGGGCGGCACCATCGGCATGAAGCAGGTCTATACCGCCGACATTCCGCGCCGCAAGGAATGGCTGGGCTGGTAAGGCCCAAGCCGTAGCGGGAGGCGGCCACGCCGCCTCCCGTCATTTTTCTAATGGAAACGGATACGGCCATGGCTGAACCCGCTCTCAAGCTTGCCCCCGAGGAAATCCTCCTCTCGGTGAACAACATCGAGGTGGTCTACGACGACGTCATCCTGGTCTTGAGGGGCGTCAGCCTGGACGTGCCCAAGGGCAAGATCGTCACCCTGCTGGGTCCCAACGGCGCCGGCAAGTCCACCACGCTGAAAGCCATCTCGGGCCTGCTGGGCACCGAGGACGGCGAGGTGACGCGCGGCAACATCACCTTCATGGGCGAAGAGATCGCCAACCGCGCCCCGGAAGAGATCGTGCGGCGCGGCATCTTCCAAGTGATGGAAGGCCGCCGCATCATCGAGGACATGACGGTGACCGAGAACCTGCGGCTCGGCGCCTTCACCCGCAAGGACGGCGGCGCCGCCATCCGCGACGATATCGAGAAGGTTTTCCACTACTTCCCCCGCCTGAAGGAACGCACCGGCCTGGCCGGCTATCTCTCGGGCGGCGAGCAGCAGATGCTGGCCATCGGCCGCGCCATGATGGCCCGGCCCAAGATGATCCTGCTGGACGAGCCGTCCATGGGCCTGTCGCCGCTGCTGGTCAAGGAAGTGTTCGCCATCATCGAGACCCTGTGCGCCGAGACCGGCATCACCATCTTGCTGGTGGAGCAGAACGCCCGCATGGCGCTCAAGATCGCCCAGTTCGGCTACATCATGGAATCGGGCAAGATCGTGCTGGACGGGCCCAAGGACGATCTGGTCAACAACGAGGACGTCAAGGAATTCTACCTGGGCGGCGACAAGGAACGGAAATCGTTCAAGAACTTGAAGTCCTACAAGCGCAGAAAGCGCTGGCTGTAACGCCCTCCCACCGTCATGGCCGGGCTTGCCCCGGCCATCCGTGGACCCTTAGGGCTCGAGCCCGGGGGGACGAAGGAAAGAAGACTTAATGACCGAATTCTATGATTCCCTGGAAACCCGCTCCCATGACGAGCGCGAGGCCGCCCATTTCGAGTCCCTGCCCGCCCAGGTCGCCCTGGCCAAGGCCGACTCGCCGGCCTTCGCCCGGCTGCTGGCCGACGTGGACCCGGCCTCGGTCACCGGCCGCGCCGCCCTGGCCAAGCTGCCGGTGACCCGCAAGTCGGAACTGATCGACGCCCAGCAGGCCGACCCGCCCTTCGCCTCGCTGATCAGCACGCCCCGGTCCGAACTGCGCCGCGTCTTCGCCTCGCCCGGCCCCATCTACGACCCCGAGGGCTGGGACAACGACTGGTGGCGCGTCGCCCGCGCGCTGCATGCCGCCGGCTTCCGCCACGGCGATCTGATGCACAATTGCTTCTCGTACCACTTCACGCCGGGTGGCGTGATGTTCGAGACCGCCGCCCATGCCCTGGGCTGCCCGGTGTTTCCGGCCGGCGTCGGCAACACCGACCAGCAGGCCCAGGCCATCGCCGACCTGAAACCGGCCGGCTATGGCGGCACGCCCTCCTTCCTCAAGATCATCCTGGAGCGGGCCGAGGAGATGGGTCTCGACCATTCCTCGCTGACCAAGGCCTGCGTGTCGGGCGAGGCTTTGTTGCCGCCACTGCGCCAGTCCTTGAAGGATTTAGGCGTCGACGTCACCCAGTGCTACGCCACCGCCGATCTTGGCCTGATCGCCTACGAGACCAGGGCCCGCGAGGGACTGATCGTCGACGAAGGCGTCATCGTCGAGATCGTGCGACCCGGCACCGGCGATCCGGTCCCCGAGGGCGAGGTCGGCGAGGTGGTGGTCACCACCTTCAACCAGGATTACCCGCTGATCCGCTTCGCCACCGGCGATCTGTCGGCGGTATTGGCCGGAACCAGCCCCTGCGGCCGCACCAACATGCGGCTCAAGGGCTGGATGGGCCGCGCCGACCAGACCACCAAGATCAAGGGCATGTTCGTCCATCCCCGCCAGATCGCCGAGGTGGCCAAGCGCCACCCGGAAGTCATCCGCGCCCGGCTGGTGGTGGAATCGGGCGGTGAGACCGACCGCCTGACCCTCAATGTCGAGACCAATGCCACCGGCCTGGAAGCGGCCCTGAAGGACTCTTTCCTGTCGCTGTGCAAGCTGAAGACCGAGGTGGCGTTCGTTGCCCCCGGCGGCCTGCCCAACGACGGTATCGTCATCCAAGACAAGCGAGCCTGAATCATGACCCTCACGCCTGAACTCGATCCCTTCAAGCTGGCCAAGGCCCTTTCGGCCAAGCACCTGATCGGCGGCAAGTTCGTGCCCGCCGCCCTGGGCCAGACCTTCCCGGTGGACAACCCCGCCACCTGCGAAGAGATCGCCACCGCCGCCTTCGGCACCAAGGCGGACGTCGACGCCGCGGTGGCCAGCGCCAAGGCCGCCCAGAAGGAATGGGCCAAGCAATCGGCCAGGGCGCGCGGCAAGCTGGTGGCCGAGTGCGGCCGGGTGCTGTCGGCCCACGTGGAGGAACTGGGCCGTCTGGTGGCGCTCGAGACCGGCAAGGCGCTGCGCACCGAAAGTCGGGTCGAGGCCGG encodes:
- a CDS encoding ABC transporter substrate-binding protein, producing MKHTLFAGTAAIALLSAGAAMAADGILVGHIADITGATSAVGKPYGQGIADAMNYINAHGGVAGKKIIFETVDYAYEVPRAMAAYKKLTGSEKATAIQGWGTGDTEALVSSVAKDEIPYFSASYSGHLTDPQGKTSVKGAPYNFFYGPSYSDACRGLVQWAHEDWKKKGGSGKPKFVHMGDNHPYPNAPKMACGAYAKELGFDVGNEIQYSLKPGDFKAQCLSLKESGANYAYLGNTSGSTISLLKSCETVGVTTQFLANIWGTDEGSLKATGEAADKLVWVVGASTWSDDTPGMKLVRDISKVSDPTGNEARPVHYIRAICSVYYMKEAMEMAAKSGPITGPAIKKAMETHPKDWVPAGLEGVCLPSTWTADDHRGTTTVKVYQASTKGGTIGMKQVYTADIPRRKEWLGW
- a CDS encoding AMP-binding protein, yielding MTEFYDSLETRSHDEREAAHFESLPAQVALAKADSPAFARLLADVDPASVTGRAALAKLPVTRKSELIDAQQADPPFASLISTPRSELRRVFASPGPIYDPEGWDNDWWRVARALHAAGFRHGDLMHNCFSYHFTPGGVMFETAAHALGCPVFPAGVGNTDQQAQAIADLKPAGYGGTPSFLKIILERAEEMGLDHSSLTKACVSGEALLPPLRQSLKDLGVDVTQCYATADLGLIAYETRAREGLIVDEGVIVEIVRPGTGDPVPEGEVGEVVVTTFNQDYPLIRFATGDLSAVLAGTSPCGRTNMRLKGWMGRADQTTKIKGMFVHPRQIAEVAKRHPEVIRARLVVESGGETDRLTLNVETNATGLEAALKDSFLSLCKLKTEVAFVAPGGLPNDGIVIQDKRA
- a CDS encoding ABC transporter ATP-binding protein, giving the protein MAEPALKLAPEEILLSVNNIEVVYDDVILVLRGVSLDVPKGKIVTLLGPNGAGKSTTLKAISGLLGTEDGEVTRGNITFMGEEIANRAPEEIVRRGIFQVMEGRRIIEDMTVTENLRLGAFTRKDGGAAIRDDIEKVFHYFPRLKERTGLAGYLSGGEQQMLAIGRAMMARPKMILLDEPSMGLSPLLVKEVFAIIETLCAETGITILLVEQNARMALKIAQFGYIMESGKIVLDGPKDDLVNNEDVKEFYLGGDKERKSFKNLKSYKRRKRWL